The genomic DNA CAGGTCGATACGATTGACCGGGCGAGAATTCAGCGGTTTTATAGCGGCGGTGAGGCCGCAGTAGCCGATCATGTGCTTGTGCTCAATCATACGATTTCGAGCTTTCCGAACGGCGAGCTTCCCACCACTGATTTCGACGCGATGCCAGGATCGGCAACGGCGCGCCTTGCGGTAAAGCAAACGATTCCCTTTGTTGCAGCGGACCTTGCTGGCACCGGTCGGGCGGCGTTTTTTCACCACCAGGACAATGCATCAGAAAGCTTTGGCCCGGCAGAATTCGGCTTCGACACGCTCGATCTTGTTGCCGACGGCAGCGGCACCAGCCGGCGCCGGCAGCTGCCTTTCAACTGGTCGGTCGATGCTGACGGCGTGCTCGACGTGCTCTTTGCCAGCGGGGATCGCAACCGTTTCGTCGCGCTGGTACCGGAAGACGATGGCGTGCTCAATACCTTGCTGCTGGCAACACCGGCTGCCGGCGCACCGTTTGCCGATCGCAGCCTCGTGGTAACCCGCGATGAGACACAGGCCTTTGACCTGACAACGGCACAGGATACCCGGTTCCGGTCGTTCGGGGCCACGGGTGGCACGTTTGACCCGCAGTTTGAGCTGCAAGATTTCGATTTCGTGTTTTCGCCGGGTGGCAGGGCCTGCAGAATCCCGCCCAGTTCGACTACGTGGAGCTGGACCGCGCCGGCCGGTCGCATCGATATCCTGCGTAACCTCTCGTCCGGCGAGCTGTTCAGCGCGCGTTCGTGGGAGCCGATGCGGGCCGGCAACGGGGGATTCTGGATAAATGAGTTGCTGCAATTCCCGCAGGGCGCGCCGCTGGATCCCGCGGTAACGCCGGGACGCCATGCGTTTTACTTTCAGGAACAGAATCTTGTCGGCAACATCCTGCCGCAGGCTGGCGATGACAGCATTGTGGCCGAACCCGGTGAGCAATTGAGTATTTTGCTCAACACGCTGTTGTCCAATGACGGCGATGTCGAAGGGGACCAGTTGCGGCTGTTGACCAGTGACACGACAAGCAGCGCCGGCCTGCCGCTTACCGAGATAGTCACCGCGGGCTTTGCGACAGTGGGTTTCAGCTATTCGCCGCCGCCGGGCTGGATAGGCAGCGATACCTTTACCTACAGCATTACCGATCGATTTTGCGACGATCCTTCATTGTCACGGGTTACATTCACCGTCAACGAGCTTGATACGGATATCCTGATTCGTGGCAGCGGCAGCTATGACCTGACCGATGCAGTTTATAACGGAACTGCCATCGTGAATGGCAACATCAACCCGTCGGCGGGTGTGGTCGTGGGTGGGTCATTAACGACGGTCGATGTGTATTTGTTGACGTCAAGCGCAGGGCCATTCGGCAGCAGTGGTCGCCTTGACGGCAGTAGCGTTACCGGAGACGCCTTTGGCATTGAAATCCCCTTCTTGTTCGTGCCGGCCGGCTATGGCAGCGGCCAGCAGCTATCCGGCACGACTCTCATTGCGCAGCAGTCTTTCGCCTCACTGGGCATTGCGCCCGGCATTTACGATTACGAGATTCCCAATGCATCGACCCGGCTGATCGTGGGCGATGTCACGCCGCCGGAGCAGGCAACGGTCACCATCACGACCGGCTCGGGTTTTGTAACGATGGACTATCGTGCGACGTGCCAGGACAACGCGCTGGGGCAATCCTTTCGTCAGTGCTCGGGCGTCGGCCTGGTTAACGGCGACCCGATCAGCGCCTCCATCACGCTTGACCTGACCGCGGCCCCGGTCAGCACCACATTGTCGTCAACCGATGTGCTGGCCTGGAGCGTGAATATGGGCACGGCATCGGTCAGCAGCATGGACACGGACAACTGGCGTTTCGACGCTAGCTTCAATGCGGCCGGCGGCGTCGATTTCATGCAGCTGCTCGGCAGCGCCGGCGTGGCTGCGCCCGATCCCACGCCGGGACCGACGGTAGATCTGCGCGCCGACATCGCTTTCGGTACCGGCGCGGGCCTGTGTGTTGATCCGAATTTTGCGCCGCAGCCGTGTGAGAT from Gammaproteobacteria bacterium includes the following:
- a CDS encoding Ig-like domain-containing protein, giving the protein QVDTIDRARIQRFYSGGEAAVADHVLVLNHTISSFPNGELPTTDFDAMPGSATARLAVKQTIPFVAADLAGTGRAAFFHHQDNASESFGPAEFGFDTLDLVADGSGTSRRRQLPFNWSVDADGVLDVLFASGDRNRFVALVPEDDGVLNTLLLATPAAGAPFADRSLVVTRDETQAFDLTTAQDTRFRSFGATGGTFDPQFELQDFDFVFSPGGRACRIPPSSTTWSWTAPAGRIDILRNLSSGELFSARSWEPMRAGNGGFWINELLQFPQGAPLDPAVTPGRHAFYFQEQNLVGNILPQAGDDSIVAEPGEQLSILLNTLLSNDGDVEGDQLRLLTSDTTSSAGLPLTEIVTAGFATVGFSYSPPPGWIGSDTFTYSITDRFCDDPSLSRVTFTVNELDTDILIRGSGSYDLTDAVYNGTAIVNGNINPSAGVVVGGSLTTVDVYLLTSSAGPFGSSGRLDGSSVTGDAFGIEIPFLFVPAGYGSGQQLSGTTLIAQQSFASLGIAPGIYDYEIPNASTRLIVGDVTPPEQATVTITTGSGFVTMDYRATCQDNALGQSFRQCSGVGLVNGDPISASITLDLTAAPVSTTLSSTDVLAWSVNMGTASVSSMDTDNWRFDASFNAAGGVDFMQLLGSAGVAAPDPTPGPTVDLRADIAFGTGAGLCVDPNFAPQPCEIAAFFGGATAEGAGPVKTISFRVVP